The DNA window ATCGAGACTACTCAAATAATCTCAAAGGAACCTCAAAACGAGGTTCAAAATACATAAGCTCTACTGGCTTAGTTCACTAGCACACTGTTGAGTTCTCAAGCAACACGGTATCTTTGTCAGATACTGAATTGTTCTAGGCAGTCCTTGTCCTGATGGGACAGCTTCTACCCTACGAGTTAGTCGTTGGGTTGGTCAGCCACCTTCAGGGCCGTCGCAGTACGTTACCCGGTTCGGTTCGCGGTGTCAAACCCGCCCGACCCTGGCCCGCGCGGCCTCGGTGAAGTGTACTCCACCTCGTCCTGCGCAGTGTTACCGGGCCTCCGGGGCTTTCGCCCTGTCGGCCGGTGTTCCTGGCGACGAAGAGAAGATTACATGCCGTCCAACCCCCCTGAAACAGGGGGGTGCCTTAACTGCGTTTACGCAGGTCAAGGCCCATAAATCCGACCACGGGCGGTCACAGCACCGGCAGCAGGGTCCGAAGCTCGTACGGCGTGACCGCGCTCCGGTAGTTGTCCCACTCGACGTGCTTGTTGCGGAGGAAGAAGTCGTAGACGTGTTCGCCGAGCGCTTCGGGCAGGAGCTCGGAGCGCTCCATCTCGGCGAGCGCCTCCCCGAGGTTCTGCGGGAGCCCGGCGTAACCGGCCGCCTTCCGTTCGGCTTCCGACAACGTCCAGATGTTGTCCTCCGCCGGCGGCGGCAGCTCGTAGCCCTTCTCGATCCCCTTCAGCCCGGCGGCGAGGATGACCGAGTACGCGAGGTACGGGTTGCACGCCGAATCCAGCGTCCTGATTTCGACCCGGCGTGAGGACGCCTTGCCGGGCGAGTACATCGGGACGCGCACCAGCGCCGAGCGGTTCGCCCGGCCCCACGACACCGTCGTCGGCGCTTCACCGCCGCTGATCAGGCGTTTGTACGAGTTCACCCACTGGTTCGTGACCGCGGAGATCTCCCGCGCGTGGGTGAGCAGTCCCGCGACGAAGGCCTTGCCCGTGTCCGAAAGCTCGAACGGATCGGCGGCGTCGTAGAAGGCGTTCCGGTCGCCCTCGAACAGGGAGACGTGGGTGTGCATCCCCGAACCGGGCTGGCTGGTGAACGGCTTCGGCATGAACGTCGCGCGCACGCCCTGGGTCAGGGCGACCTCCTTCACCACGTACCGGAACGTCATCACGTTGTCGGCCATGGTCAGCGCGTCGGCGTAGCGGAGGTCGATCTCCTGCTGGCCCGGCGCGCCTTCGTGGTGGCTGAACTCCACCGAGATGCCCATCGCCTCGAGCGTCTCGATCGCGTGGCGGCGGAAGTGCGTCGCGGTCGCGTGGGACGCCTGGTCGAAGTACCCGCCGTTGTCCGCGGGCTCCGGC is part of the Amycolatopsis sp. CA-230715 genome and encodes:
- a CDS encoding glutamine synthetase family protein — its product is MDRQQEFVLRTLEERDIRFVRLWFTDVLGFLKSVAVAPAELEGAFSEGIGFDGSAIEGFARVYESDMVAKPDPATFQVLPWETPEGDPYSARMFCDIAMPDGSPSWADPRHVLRRQLSKASEAGFTCYVHPEIEFFLLSTLPEDGSEPEPADNGGYFDQASHATATHFRRHAIETLEAMGISVEFSHHEGAPGQQEIDLRYADALTMADNVMTFRYVVKEVALTQGVRATFMPKPFTSQPGSGMHTHVSLFEGDRNAFYDAADPFELSDTGKAFVAGLLTHAREISAVTNQWVNSYKRLISGGEAPTTVSWGRANRSALVRVPMYSPGKASSRRVEIRTLDSACNPYLAYSVILAAGLKGIEKGYELPPPAEDNIWTLSEAERKAAGYAGLPQNLGEALAEMERSELLPEALGEHVYDFFLRNKHVEWDNYRSAVTPYELRTLLPVL